gggggcagttccaccacgataggggtcgtcctttcatacatgctcagacggctcaccCATTCCACCGTGGTATagcatctggccatggttcacacagttatcagcagggccattcatctctcagtgccctcccagctcagagttcgtcccgtgctccatcgggtcaagGCTCGTCTATGTCAAgtccttctaccagtcatcccggtgctcggggctcccttcagtccccagcaccTGCACCggggagttgttatgagtgtggagagtttgacCACATCAGGAgacattgtccccgccttacgggaggtccgACTCAGCAGAGGAGCCCGTCTGTGACATCAGCACCAgtttcttcaccacccgctcagccagctcggggtggagcccagtcagctaggggtcgcccgagagggggggcagatcagggggtggccaggcccgtttctctGCCCTCCCTGTCAGACCAAATGTCATTgcttcggatgctgtgattacaagtattgtctcagtttgccatagagatgcctccgtattatttgaccccagttccacttattcatatgtgtcctcgtattttgctcattatctagatatgccctgtgagtctctAGTTGCATCTGTTCGTGTATCCACTCCAGTGGGCGATACgatcattgtggaccgtgtatatcggtcatgtgtggtgactattgggagtctggagactagagtggatctcttgttgcttagtatgatcgattttgacgtgattttgggaatgaattggttgtctccatatcatgatgttctagattgtcacgctaagatcatgaagttggcgatgccggggctgccaagggttgagtggagcggctctatGTTCCCACTAGAGTGATTTCATAGTTGaaagctcaacggatggttgagaagggctgtctatcttatctggcctttgtgagggatgttagtgcaaagGCCCCAGCTATTGATTTTGTTCCagtggtgcgagatttcccggatgtgtttcctgcagacctgccgggcatgccgcccaacagggatattgatttcgatattgatttggtgccgggcactcagcccatttctattccaccatatcgtatgtcaCCCGGAGTTGAAGGAGCACTACTACAAAAAAACTAGTGTTTAGCCGCTGAAGCCGGGGTCGGTAAAGCCTTTAGCGAAATTTCTTACAAAAGCTGGTAAAGGGTATGACTTATTGCCGCTAAAACACATTTACTTTAACGGCAAATATTTGCGGCAATTATGATGGATGCTAAACCCACTCTAAAAATGGCTAATAATGCTCCTTCAATGTCCATTTTTATGGCCGCTAAAGTTAAAACAATTATCGCTAAAAGTCCATACCTTTAGCGGTAGTTGTTTTGTGGCAATTAGAGTGGCAACAATATCTCTTCTAAAAACGTATGATTATGCCCTTTTAGCGTCCATTTTAATGGCTAGTAAATTCAACTAAATTGCCGCTAAAAGTCATTTTAATAGCAATTTAATGACTACAATATTCATGTATAAACGTCTTAATTTGCCCTTTTATTGTCCATTTTATAGCGAGTATATCCTATTAAATTGGCACTAAAAGTCACGAGCTACAACAGTAAGTTTAGCCACCACTAATAATAACTACTACATTCGAtcaaaaaataatacaaataacaaAACATACCAATATTAATTCATCAAACCATAATATATCTCGTTAAATCTTAACAAACAAAAGGAAGTACTTCCAAAATATTAAATATCATAGTaacttaaaaaaataaacttaAATTATTTAAACTAAATAGCTAATGTCATTATATAACTAATCTTAACGAATAACAATCTTCAAATAATTTCTGCAACTCTTCGTCATATTGAAATCTTCCACCCGCTAAATTATCGAACATCAGACTATATGACCTGAAATTATAAAATAACTATGTCCCAAACCACGGTTCTCCGGTTATAATTTGGCTATGTCTCAATTCCGAGCTAGTTGGAGCTTGCATAAAATTATTATTAGATAAGTCAATTCTTCCATATAGTAAAAGAGAACACACAACACTTATGCAATGTTGGGAAGAGAAACTTCCATAATAGTGAAATGATCGAGACCGTGTCAGGAGCAACTACATCATACTGCAGGGGACAACCAAGAATAATCTCAGAATTCACAGGCCAATACATATAAGTTCATTACTATTATCAGTTATGACCAAACCACAAACTTTCACTAGCCACCACAAGAGTTCCTCAGGTTATGGCTAGACCAAGTTATTGAGGGTTACTTGGATCTAACTGAAACTTTCTTAGATCAATGAATCAAATGTCATCGATCTTCAAGATTTCACCAGTTCTATAATGCTTGACTTACACAAACATACAGAAagataccttatacacctcagtAAAGACTGATAAAACACACATAACCCAAAGCACAAATACACGGAGAAAGAAGAAAGATGCTCAAACACGTGTACACAAAAAGGTTGGAACAACACTATGAAACATCATAAATGACCACCTTCGTTGAAGTATCATTTAAAGTAGTGCAAAGCAAATGATTCTGCTTCAAATGCATGTCACTCAGACCAAGAGGACGTGTAGCAAAGTACTTACGAGTTGTCTTTCCACTTCCAGTTTCTCCAACAATTATCAGAGTGTCATTGTTTCGCACCTCCTCCACTAGTCTCCTTTCAACTGCAGCAATTGGTAAATTTTTTCTCTGTTGCTCAATCTTTTGCTTCCTGGCAAAAAAATCTCGGTTAGGGTGATGGTGATGACTGTTTCTTGAAACATTATTAGCAGGCCATTGAAGGCATGTCTCAAGATTTGCTCCCAAAACACTTGTTAATGGTGAGGTCGAAACTTTGTACGCTATTTTGGGCTGAACGTTAATGACACTGTTGAATTCTTGAGCCCCTCATGTAATGACATGTATTAGAAAGAAATTAAGAAATGAAAAAATGGAATAACAAAATAACAAGAACATCAATATGAGAGATGATATGGGACTGGATATTTTATTTGTCAAAAATACACAAAGCAAAACAAAGTTGACAAAACTCAATTCAAGCTAATGGTTGTATGAATTCAAACACTGTAAAATTAGGTTACATATATAGATAGAATTAAAAGGTGAGAACTGCAGAAAATCTATTGCTTTGATGAAACTCATGAACTGCATCTCTTCAAAGACAGATTAAACAAATGAGTCCGTAGAGACTTTCAATATATTAAGTAACTGCCTAATGCACAACACCATCAGACCAACAATCCGGGAAGTGGAAAGATAAGTTATCACAGCTGCAAAGCAACTATATGTTAAATACCAATCTACACAAGTTCATGGACTTTCTATGCCTAAAAGCAGACCAAACTATTGCAGCTGCAATGGATCAGATGCCACACTGAGGCAACTTGTTACTTGTAAGCAACACATACTTAAGTAGAATATTCAGATAATTGATTCAAGGCCAAATAATTCCTATTGTGCTATTGAATGTAGTCATGTAATGTCACTGTATGGCTCATGACTGCTCTGTCTCGTAGGTCGTTCACAATTAGAATTTTCAATGGTATCTAaatcttaaaagaagttttaaaaATGGGTTTTCTTAAAAATATGGTAGACAATGGTGGCAAGGGAGTTACTGTGTAGCCAACTTATAATCTTATACTTGTGGCAGAAAGATGGCTTCCTCAAACTTTACGGTGTTGCCAACTTATAATCTTATATTATAATGAGACAATATGAGATGTAGTCCCAGTCATTTTTAATTTCTTTCAAGTCCCATATAATAATGAATGGTCTCAGAAGAAAATATAAATACACAATGGAATTCCACCTAAACACCAAAATGAGCCTTCTAAAATAATGCTTTTATAATAGAACAATAAAATATCATAATTTTACAGAAAAACTTACATAGAAGGGGCTTTTGGATTTGTAGCAGATGTTTCTCCTGTGAATAGCTCTGTGGAATCCATCTTTTTCtacattaaaaataaatataacataTTAGGCACTCTTCTTGAATACTTTTGGTGTGCATTTGGTGATGTCTGAAGATGTAAAAGGTTCCCTAAGAAGCTGGCAAAATAACAGGGTAGCAGCAGCTAAGTCATTAAAAGATGTGAAAGCTATGTCCCATTTAAAGATGAACTATGTTGTCATCAATAGCAAAAACTTATCCGACAACTGCAGCAGCAACACCATGGATGAGCAACATTTCCTCATAAGAATTGCTTTAGGTAATACATTCAAATTGGAAATTTTACTTAAATATTTCATCAATTGTATGCGACACATGTAATGCAGGGCACATAAATTGGAAAGTTAGGATGAAAATTCTTACCAGACATCACCTCACCTATTGACAACCCATAAATAAAAATATGGCATATTTTTAACTTTCAACCTCTTTATCCCCCAATATGAAGCATTCATATGAAACTATCCGACTTTCCGCCTCTTTATCCCTCAATATGAAGCATTCATATGACTATCCAATAACCCCTCGTTTGATAAGAGTAATTTAAACAGATAAGTCATCACTAGAGAAAATTAAAACATGTTGTGCGATTCACATGGCTAGAGTAATTTGTTTGGTATttaaaaagaattatttatttatctGCACTATTTTCCTTTATCTCCATATTTAGTTAGAAACAATCAAAAAACTAAAACTATTCAGAGCAACTACATAGCTATAGTTCTTTACTATCACTAATTTAAAGTTTTCATTCTTAATACTTCTTTTAGCTATAACTTCTCAAGATTTGTTTATTCTTTTCAGATCTACCGTATGTATAGATTAAATTTCATTCTGTTGAGGTAAAGAGTTCAACAACCTAAAGAAAATGACtataaaatcaaataaaaataaattctcCAGAAAATCAATAATAATCCATAAAGCACCTGATGTAGAATATTGTTTGAAAACAATCTCTAACAGATATTTACAATTTATTAGAATACATAAAACAAAGAGATTAAACAATTAAAAAAACAAATAGAGATAATAACAGACCTTGAGCTCAGAGGCCTCTTGGCTTCttaaatttcagaaaaatagCTTCTTAGCGGTTCCTATACTCGGACGAGTGTTGACGACGAAGAAGAAGCGCAGTACCTATTTTTGCATCTGTCAACGACACTGTTGACATTGTCGAGTAGTAATCAAAAGAGGAAGAACATGAAATATCAGACTAATCGATCGTACAGGAAATATAGAGATGAATTTTGGGCGCTAGGGTTTCAGTGGAGATTCATTGTTCATTCCTCTATGTCCTGGATGAAAAAGGAATAAAAGAATGACTAATTAATTATGAATACTAAGGAGGGAAATGAAAAACAATTTGGAGGGAGTGTAAAAAAATGTCCCGCTCTTGGACTTATTAAGAGTTCAGTAAAAGGCATAAGGTTTGGTGGCCCATTATAAGTCAATTGCCGGGAAAAAGTATTTATTCTCGGCAAATAATCAATTGCCGGTAACATTGGCCTTTACATAATAAATTAGTGGCAAGTATGTTATTGCTATTATATAATTGCCGCTAAAAGCCTATTTTGTAGGAgtggagcagcttcaggaactccttgataagg
The DNA window shown above is from Nicotiana tomentosiformis chromosome 8, ASM39032v3, whole genome shotgun sequence and carries:
- the LOC104094708 gene encoding pre-mRNA-splicing factor ATP-dependent RNA helicase DEAH10-like, whose amino-acid sequence is MDSTELFTGETSATNPKAPSMKQKIEQQRKNLPIAAVERRLVEEVRNNDTLIIVGETGSGKTTHSGRLEIDSRGKGIAGLDFARCEIQVCLITKVVEFVRDLVPKTTR